From the genome of Indicator indicator isolate 239-I01 chromosome 17, UM_Iind_1.1, whole genome shotgun sequence, one region includes:
- the GDPD2 gene encoding glycerophosphoinositol inositolphosphodiesterase GDPD2 produces the protein MADPTGCCRPCATCLLCFYSCQWITAKKEKRKGLKTTKCDCSWFLFLFLVFLFTLVWLYFTVIILNDFHNFNEFIFKQRKLWLDWSLVLLIATAVLITYSATLLVLALCLQLCGQPLKLHWLHKTLLILTALVVAAAFTGLGIKWAEEWRSAGVSLQATGPFLHIGAVGGMTLLAWPLASYIYRNHSTGLKVFLLLVYCVVMIALYLAPLGITSPCIMEESQLPPKPALVGHRGAPMLAPENTLMALQKAVDCDVQVFETDVMVSADGVPFLMHDEKLIRTTNVEAVFPERAALNSTAFNWTDLQQLDAGSWFLERRPFPTVQSLSAGDRQEVARQRIPSLQQALEAAKQSNISIMFDLRPENHSDYQSFINATLAAILQSGIPLQQVLWLPDGFREQVRQQAPGLQQVYGRKRLQNEEEPLLHINLPYQDMSSEEIRQYRRDNISVNLYVVNQPWLFSVLWCSGVSSVTTNACQVLKEMERPIWLLPSSTYLMIWIVTDCVSFLAILWAFLLLKKCSQRRQPAESETDVLLTKINSLMQE, from the exons TGCGACTGCAGCTggttcctcttcctctttctcgtCTTCCTCTTCACACTGGTGTGGCTCTACTTCACAGTCATCATTCTCAACGATTTCCACAACTTCAATGA GTTCATCTTcaagcagaggaagctgtggcTGGACTGGTCCCTGGTGCTGCTCATAGCTACAGCTGTGCTCATCACCTACTCGGCCACGCTGCTG GTCCTTGCTTTGTGCTTACAGCTCTGTGGCCAGCCCTTGAAGCTACACTGGCTGCACAAG ACCCTACTGATCTTAACTGCCTTGGTGGTGGCTGCAGCCTTCACAGGGCTAGGAATAAAGTGGGCAGAGGAGTGGAGAAGTGCAGGTGTCTCCTTGCAG GccacaggtcccttcctgcACATTGGAGCCGTGGGGGGAATGACTCTCCTTGCATGGCCCTTGGCCAGCTACATCTACCGCAACCACAGCACAG gtcTCAAGGTGTTCCTGCTGCTCGTGTACTGCGTGGTGATGATCGCACTCTACCTGGCTCCCCTGGGGATCACCTCCCCTTGCATCATGGAGGAGAGCCAGCTGCCCCCCAAGCCAGCCCTGGTTGGCCACCGAGGAGCACCCATG CTGGCCCCTGAGAACACCCTCATGGCCCTGCAGAAGGCTGTGGACTGTGATGTGCAAGTCTTTGAGACAGACGTCATGGTGAG TGCTGATGGGGTCCCATTCCTCATGCATGATGAGAAACTCATCAGGACCACCAATGTGGAGGCTGTGTTCCCTGAGAGGGCTGCCCTGAACAGCACTGCCTTCAACTGGACAGACCTCCAGCAGCTGGATGCTGGCAGCTGGTTCCTGGAG CGGAGGCCATTCCCCACCGTGCAGAGTCTGTCTGCCGGTGATCGCCAGGAGGTGGCCAGGCAGCGgatcccatccctgcagcaggcCCTGGAGGCAGCCAAGCAGAGCAACATTTCCATCATGTTTGACCTCCGGCCTGAGAACCACAGCGACTACCAGAGCTTCATCAATGCCACCCTGGCAGCCATCCTGCAGTCAGGCATCCCACTGCAGCAG GTCCTCTGGCTGCCCGATGGGTTCAGGGAGCAGGTCAGACAGCAAGCCCCGGGGCTTCAGCAAGTCTATGGCCGGAAGAGACTCCAGAATGAGGAGGAGCCACTGCTGCACATCAATCTGCCCTACCAGGACATGAGCTCTGAGGAGATCAG GCAGTACCGCCGGGACAACATCTCTGTCAACCTGTATGTAGTGAACCAGCCCTGgctcttctctgtgctgtggtgcTCTGGGGTGAGCTCTGTCACCACCAATGCCTGCCAGGTGCTGAAGGAGATGGAACGCCCCATCTGGCTGCTG cccagcagcacgtACCTCATGATCTGGATTGTCACAGACTGTGTTTCTTTCCTTGCCATCCTCTGGGCCTTCCTCTTGCTGAA GAAGTGCTCCCAGAGAAGACAGCCAGCAG AGTCTGAGACGGATGTGCTGCTCACAAAGATCAACAGCCTGATGCAAGAGTGA